A DNA window from Enterobacter cloacae subsp. cloacae ATCC 13047 contains the following coding sequences:
- the uspB gene encoding universal stress protein UspB, with the protein MISTVALFWALCVVCIVNMARYFSSLRALLVVLRGCDPLLYQYVDGGGFFTSHGQPSKQMRLVGYIYYQRYRDHHDEEFIRRCERLRRQFILTSALCGLVVVSMIALMIWH; encoded by the coding sequence CGCATTGTTTTGGGCGTTATGCGTAGTTTGCATAGTGAATATGGCGCGCTACTTCTCATCGTTACGTGCGCTGTTAGTGGTACTTCGTGGTTGCGATCCGTTGCTTTATCAGTATGTGGACGGTGGAGGGTTCTTCACCTCGCATGGACAGCCCAGCAAACAGATGCGCCTGGTCGGGTATATCTACTACCAGCGCTACCGGGATCATCACGATGAAGAGTTTATCCGCCGCTGCGAGCGCCTGCGTCGCCAGTTCATTTTGACCAGCGCCCTGTGTGGCCTGGTCGTCGTCAGTATGATTGCCTTAATGATTTGGCACTGA